In Duganella zoogloeoides, a single genomic region encodes these proteins:
- a CDS encoding HDOD domain-containing protein yields the protein MLQPDLDIRHRLLIARLPAMPQILIKLIEHLQADDAGMPELAALIAKDPAMASKIFSVASSSAFHRNSGARAVGLEQSLVALGTDMIKTLVISESVFQTFSSFPHSASTDLRAFWKSSLTTAVIARELARKMDYPHVEEAYLAGLLHNVGRLALLATAPREYAINFMARDDEDLCAVEQRTLQITHAEAGAWLIERWQLDSFLADSVLYHHEPVARLASAHPLIRMVRLAHLLCGHGDEPDAIEDAAQLCGLDGAALEPILANAARQVEKSAGYLGIDLAGADDIVAPSAYVPPPPVDPVQQRLSEEVRNMMLVSEMAQTFARQDGETGLLDAMTRSARILFDFENLLVMLENPTGQALLGTATGNQPGRLAEFMLSLDPEQGGQVALSARTRKPVYASRAGMNAQAGAPLSVAEEQLFRILGSEALVCLPLVANQRCLGVLIGGVPAWQLAGCQQRERFLQSFATQAAGALETALSERGHARRQLAQVAEEYRDASRRVVHEVNNPLSIIKNYLSILDSKLARREPVVGELSILNEEIDRVGQLLNGLADLQPGEPSRMGKATEVARVVDDVLRLFRATGFVPASVQTVVRMQEGPGAIEGDADLLKQVLVNLVKNAVEAMPEGGRIEIANRGLVNRERKLYLELVVADTGPGLSAELLANLFAPVKSTKEGPHHGMGLSIVHSLVSKMGGLIACRSGKTGTTFEILLPAAGSNTQASPPASSSAGQTPRLMDSV from the coding sequence ATGCTGCAACCTGACCTTGATATCCGCCACCGGCTGCTGATCGCGCGCCTGCCCGCCATGCCGCAGATCCTGATCAAACTGATCGAGCATCTGCAGGCCGACGACGCCGGCATGCCGGAACTGGCCGCGCTGATCGCCAAGGATCCGGCCATGGCCAGCAAGATTTTCTCGGTCGCCAGCAGCTCGGCTTTTCACCGCAATAGCGGCGCGCGTGCCGTGGGACTGGAGCAGTCGCTGGTTGCACTCGGCACCGACATGATCAAGACCCTGGTCATCAGCGAATCGGTATTCCAGACCTTCAGCAGCTTCCCCCATTCCGCCAGCACCGACCTGCGCGCTTTCTGGAAAAGTTCGCTCACCACGGCGGTCATCGCGCGCGAGCTGGCCCGCAAGATGGACTACCCGCATGTCGAGGAAGCCTACCTGGCGGGCCTGCTGCACAACGTCGGCCGCCTGGCCCTGCTGGCCACCGCGCCGCGCGAATACGCCATCAACTTCATGGCGCGCGACGACGAAGACCTGTGCGCGGTAGAGCAGCGCACCCTGCAAATCACCCATGCCGAGGCGGGCGCCTGGCTGATCGAACGCTGGCAGCTCGACTCCTTCCTGGCCGACAGCGTGCTGTATCACCACGAGCCGGTCGCGCGCCTGGCCTCCGCCCATCCCCTGATCCGCATGGTGCGCCTGGCGCACCTGCTGTGCGGCCACGGCGACGAGCCTGACGCCATCGAAGACGCGGCCCAACTGTGTGGCCTCGACGGCGCGGCGCTCGAACCTATCCTCGCCAACGCCGCTCGCCAGGTGGAAAAATCGGCCGGGTACCTGGGCATCGACCTGGCTGGCGCCGACGATATCGTGGCGCCATCGGCGTACGTGCCGCCACCGCCGGTCGATCCGGTGCAGCAGCGCCTGTCGGAAGAAGTGCGCAACATGATGCTGGTGTCGGAGATGGCGCAGACGTTTGCGCGCCAGGATGGCGAAACGGGCCTGCTCGACGCCATGACGCGCTCCGCGCGCATCCTGTTCGATTTCGAAAACCTGCTGGTGATGCTGGAAAATCCCACCGGCCAGGCGCTGCTGGGCACCGCCACCGGCAACCAGCCCGGGCGCCTGGCTGAATTCATGCTGTCTCTGGACCCGGAGCAGGGCGGCCAGGTGGCGCTGTCGGCGCGCACGCGCAAACCCGTGTATGCCAGCCGCGCCGGCATGAACGCGCAGGCCGGCGCGCCGCTGTCGGTGGCCGAAGAGCAGCTGTTCCGCATCCTCGGCAGCGAAGCGCTGGTATGCCTGCCGCTGGTGGCGAATCAACGTTGCCTGGGTGTGCTGATTGGCGGCGTCCCTGCCTGGCAACTGGCCGGTTGCCAGCAGCGCGAGCGCTTCCTGCAATCGTTCGCCACCCAGGCGGCGGGCGCGCTGGAGACCGCGCTCAGTGAGCGCGGTCACGCCCGGCGCCAGCTGGCGCAGGTGGCGGAGGAATACCGCGACGCGTCGCGCCGCGTGGTTCACGAGGTGAACAACCCGCTGTCGATCATCAAGAACTACCTGTCCATCCTCGACAGCAAGCTGGCGCGGCGCGAGCCGGTGGTGGGCGAACTGTCGATCCTCAACGAAGAAATCGACCGCGTGGGCCAGTTGCTCAACGGCCTGGCCGACCTGCAGCCGGGCGAACCGTCGCGCATGGGCAAGGCCACCGAGGTGGCCCGCGTGGTGGACGACGTGCTGCGCCTGTTCCGCGCTACCGGTTTCGTGCCGGCCTCGGTGCAGACGGTGGTGCGCATGCAGGAAGGTCCGGGCGCTATCGAGGGCGACGCCGACCTGCTCAAGCAGGTGCTGGTCAACCTGGTCAAGAACGCGGTGGAAGCCATGCCGGAGGGCGGGCGCATCGAGATCGCCAACCGTGGCCTGGTCAACCGTGAGCGCAAGCTGTACCTGGAGCTGGTGGTGGCCGACACCGGCCCGGGCCTGTCGGCCGAGCTGCTGGCCAACCTGTTCGCACCGGTGAAAAGTACCAAGGAAGGCCCCCATCACGGCATGGGACTGTCGATCGTCCACAGCCTGGTGAGCAAGATGGGCGGTCTGATCGCCTGCCGTTCCGGCAAAACCGGCACCACGTTCGAAATCCTGCTGCCGGCCGCCGGCAGCAACACTCAAGCAAGCCCCCCCGCAAGTTCCAGCGCCGGCCAAACCCCCCGGTTGATGGATTCCGTTTAA
- a CDS encoding multidrug effflux MFS transporter has protein sequence MYPTPPDNVLPDPVKDVPPPPPSTPKVLSATALAVILALLSMLGPFSIDAYLPAFPNIQATLGATPLEVQQSLTFYMLAFAGMVLWHGALSDAFGRRNVILVSLVMFAIGTLGCASVHSVPYLWAFRVMQGISAGAGVVVGRAIIRDLYSDAAAARLLSLVTMIFSIAPAIAPILGGWIVTLFDWRAIFLSLLAYSVLLFIYCYRNLPETLPVHKRQPFNPRHLARNYGEIMRSKLFHLKSGVVALNFGGLFLFIAAAPEFLPNSLGLGASQFGWLFIPSVSGIFLGALVANRIAGKISFSRQIGIGFCFLIAAAVCNTLYHVFLPPALPWTVLPMLFYTFGMSIVAPGATLLALDLFPHIRGTVASCQSFATTMMGAIVAGVLAPALSHSVLSLALGQLVLTGSALVLWLTARHYRRILLPHPGQ, from the coding sequence ATGTACCCGACCCCGCCCGACAACGTTCTCCCCGATCCCGTCAAGGACGTACCCCCACCGCCGCCATCGACCCCCAAGGTGCTCAGCGCCACCGCGCTGGCGGTGATCCTGGCCCTGCTGTCGATGCTCGGGCCGTTCTCGATCGACGCCTATTTGCCGGCGTTCCCCAACATCCAGGCCACGCTGGGCGCCACCCCGCTCGAAGTACAGCAAAGCCTCACCTTCTACATGCTGGCCTTTGCCGGCATGGTGCTGTGGCACGGCGCGCTGTCCGATGCGTTCGGCCGGCGCAACGTCATCCTGGTCTCGCTGGTGATGTTCGCGATCGGTACCCTCGGCTGCGCGTCGGTGCACTCGGTGCCGTACCTGTGGGCGTTCCGCGTGATGCAGGGCATCTCGGCCGGCGCCGGCGTGGTGGTGGGGCGCGCCATCATCCGCGACCTGTATTCCGATGCGGCGGCCGCGCGCCTGCTGTCGCTGGTGACCATGATCTTTTCGATCGCCCCGGCGATTGCGCCTATCCTCGGCGGCTGGATCGTCACGCTGTTCGACTGGCGCGCGATTTTCCTGTCGCTGCTGGCTTACAGCGTGCTGCTGTTCATCTATTGCTACCGCAACCTGCCCGAGACCCTGCCGGTCCACAAGCGCCAGCCGTTCAACCCGCGCCACCTGGCGCGCAACTACGGCGAGATCATGCGCTCCAAGCTGTTCCACCTGAAGTCGGGCGTGGTGGCGCTCAATTTCGGCGGCCTGTTCCTGTTCATCGCGGCGGCGCCCGAATTCCTGCCCAATTCGCTGGGGCTGGGCGCGAGCCAGTTCGGCTGGCTGTTCATTCCGTCGGTGAGCGGAATTTTCCTCGGTGCGCTGGTGGCCAACCGCATCGCCGGCAAGATCTCGTTCTCGCGCCAGATCGGCATCGGCTTCTGCTTCCTGATCGCCGCCGCCGTGTGCAATACGCTGTACCACGTGTTCCTGCCGCCGGCGCTGCCGTGGACCGTGCTGCCGATGCTGTTCTACACCTTCGGCATGTCGATCGTGGCGCCGGGCGCCACGCTGCTCGCGCTCGACCTGTTCCCGCACATCCGCGGCACGGTAGCGTCGTGCCAGTCGTTCGCCACCACCATGATGGGCGCCATCGTGGCCGGCGTGCTGGCGCCGGCGCTGTCGCACTCGGTGTTGTCTTTAGCCCTCGGACAACTGGTACTTACAGGCTCCGCGCTGGTTTTATGGTTGACCGCGCGCCATTACCGGCGCATTCTATTACCCCATCCGGGACAATAA
- a CDS encoding THUMP domain-containing class I SAM-dependent RNA methyltransferase, translating to MASYFCPCPRGMEAALAEELGEIAQQSTTMKVHNQVPGGVHCSGELIDSYRINLHSRIASRVLMRMAVTGYKTENDIYDLVLAQSWEDWFTYDHTIRVDVTAVKSPLKSLEFTTLKIKDAICDRFRDMYSKRPSVDTREPDMRIVGFLDAHQFIIYLDTSGEALFKRGWREETGDAPLRENLAAGLLRVAGWKPGMPLFDPMCGSGTILCEAAQMVQGVPPGARRRFAFEAFNDFDPAPWQEMKNAIKPNPLPSEPTIFGSDISGDMVAMTRHNLRAAGIMFDVPLKQIEAQEVKAPTEQPGIMLTNPPYGERIGVRGDSSLGEDELAKSFYSDFSGTLKQRFAGWTVYLFTADLGLPKMLRLKESRKTPFFNGALECRLFRFDMVAGFNRREAAKPKEA from the coding sequence GTGGCTTCATATTTTTGCCCATGCCCGCGCGGCATGGAAGCGGCGCTGGCCGAAGAGCTGGGCGAAATCGCCCAGCAAAGCACCACCATGAAAGTGCACAACCAGGTTCCTGGCGGCGTGCACTGCTCGGGTGAGCTGATTGATTCGTACCGCATCAACCTGCACTCGCGCATCGCCTCGCGCGTGCTGATGCGCATGGCCGTTACCGGCTACAAGACCGAGAACGACATCTACGACCTGGTGCTGGCGCAATCGTGGGAAGACTGGTTCACGTACGACCACACCATCCGCGTGGACGTAACCGCCGTCAAGTCGCCATTGAAAAGCCTGGAATTCACCACGCTGAAAATCAAGGATGCGATCTGCGACCGCTTCCGCGACATGTACAGCAAGCGCCCGTCGGTCGATACCCGCGAGCCCGACATGCGCATCGTCGGTTTCCTCGACGCCCACCAGTTCATCATCTACCTCGACACGTCCGGCGAAGCGCTGTTCAAGCGCGGCTGGCGCGAAGAAACCGGCGACGCGCCGCTGCGCGAAAACCTGGCCGCCGGCTTGCTGCGCGTGGCCGGCTGGAAGCCGGGCATGCCGCTGTTCGACCCGATGTGCGGTTCCGGCACCATCCTGTGCGAAGCGGCGCAGATGGTGCAGGGCGTGCCGCCGGGCGCCCGTCGCCGTTTCGCTTTCGAAGCCTTCAACGACTTCGATCCTGCCCCGTGGCAGGAAATGAAAAACGCCATCAAGCCGAACCCGCTGCCGAGCGAACCGACCATCTTCGGTTCCGACATCTCGGGCGACATGGTGGCCATGACGCGCCACAACCTGCGCGCGGCCGGCATCATGTTCGACGTGCCGCTCAAGCAGATCGAAGCGCAGGAAGTCAAGGCGCCGACCGAACAGCCGGGCATCATGCTGACCAACCCGCCGTACGGCGAGCGGATCGGCGTGCGCGGCGACAGCTCGCTGGGCGAGGACGAACTGGCCAAGAGTTTTTACTCGGACTTCAGCGGCACCCTCAAGCAGCGCTTCGCCGGCTGGACCGTGTACCTGTTCACGGCCGACCTGGGCCTGCCCAAGATGCTGCGCCTGAAAGAATCGCGCAAGACGCCGTTCTTCAACGGCGCGCTCGAATGCCGCCTGTTCCGCTTCGACATGGTGGCCGGTTTCAACCGCCGCGAAGCTGCCAAGCCCAAAGAAGCTTAA
- a CDS encoding glutamate-5-semialdehyde dehydrogenase, whose amino-acid sequence MDIKQYMEQLGQQARKASRAMARADSATRNRALTLIADGIEREADALRAANRLDMDAAAANGLAPAMLDRLALSDKAIATMVEGLRQIVALPDPIGEISGLKFRPSGIQVGQMRVPLGVIGIIYESRPNVTVDAAGLCIKSGNATILRGGSEAIHCNRALAQLVKEGLLGAGLPENAVQVVDTTDRAAVGALITMPQYVDVIVPRGGKGLIARLMEEATVPMIKHLDGICHVYIDDMADLQKAVAIGFNAKCHRYGTCNTMETLLLARPIAAKVLPELAKLYATKEVELRADAEAAAILAGYPHLAAATEEDWSTEYLAAILAVKIVDGIDEAMDHINQYSSKHTESIITEDYSAGMRFLREVDSASVMINASTRFADGFEYGLGAEIGISNDKLHARGPVGLEGLTSLKYVVFGHGEIRQ is encoded by the coding sequence TTGGATATCAAGCAGTACATGGAACAACTGGGCCAGCAGGCGCGCAAGGCGTCGCGCGCCATGGCCCGTGCCGACAGCGCCACCCGCAACCGCGCGCTCACGCTGATCGCCGACGGCATCGAGCGCGAGGCCGACGCCCTGCGCGCCGCCAACCGGCTTGACATGGATGCCGCAGCCGCCAACGGCCTGGCGCCGGCCATGCTGGACCGCCTGGCGCTGTCCGACAAGGCGATTGCCACCATGGTCGAAGGCCTGCGCCAGATCGTCGCGCTGCCTGATCCCATCGGTGAAATCTCGGGCCTGAAATTCCGCCCGAGCGGCATCCAGGTGGGCCAGATGCGCGTGCCGCTCGGCGTGATCGGCATCATCTACGAGTCGCGCCCCAACGTCACCGTTGACGCGGCGGGCCTGTGCATCAAGAGCGGCAACGCCACCATCCTGCGCGGCGGGTCGGAAGCGATCCACTGCAACCGCGCGCTGGCGCAACTGGTCAAGGAAGGCCTGCTGGGCGCCGGCCTGCCGGAAAACGCCGTGCAGGTGGTCGATACCACCGACCGCGCCGCCGTCGGCGCCCTGATCACCATGCCGCAATACGTGGACGTGATCGTGCCGCGCGGCGGCAAGGGCCTGATCGCGCGCCTGATGGAAGAAGCCACGGTACCGATGATCAAGCACCTCGACGGCATCTGCCACGTGTACATCGACGACATGGCCGACCTGCAAAAGGCGGTCGCTATCGGCTTCAATGCCAAGTGCCACCGCTACGGCACCTGCAACACCATGGAAACCTTGCTGCTCGCGCGCCCGATCGCGGCCAAGGTGCTGCCGGAACTGGCCAAACTGTACGCGACCAAAGAGGTGGAACTGCGCGCCGACGCCGAAGCTGCTGCGATTTTGGCCGGCTACCCGCACCTCGCTGCTGCCACCGAAGAAGACTGGTCCACCGAATACCTGGCCGCGATCCTGGCCGTGAAAATTGTCGATGGCATCGACGAAGCGATGGACCATATCAACCAGTACTCGTCCAAGCACACGGAATCTATCATCACCGAAGACTACAGCGCCGGCATGCGCTTCCTGCGCGAAGTCGATTCGGCGTCGGTGATGATCAACGCGTCCACCCGCTTTGCGGACGGCTTCGAGTACGGCCTCGGTGCCGAGATCGGCATCTCCAACGACAAGCTGCACGCGCGCGGCCCGGTGGGCCTCGAAGGCCTCACCTCACTCAAGTACGTCGTGTTCGGTCACGGCGAAATTCGCCAGTAA
- a CDS encoding CopD family protein produces the protein MLWIKSLHIFFVIAWMAGVFYLPRIFVNLAMETNTAVTERLLIMARKLYRFSLWISVLAIVFGAILVYMLYGPRMPGFMHAKLLFVVLIVGYHHACGSILKKFEKGVNTRSHKWFRVFNEVPVFLLLAIIVLVVVKPF, from the coding sequence ATGCTCTGGATTAAATCGCTGCACATCTTCTTCGTCATCGCCTGGATGGCGGGCGTGTTTTACCTGCCGCGTATTTTCGTCAACCTGGCCATGGAGACCAACACCGCCGTCACCGAACGCCTGCTGATCATGGCGCGCAAGCTGTATCGTTTTTCGCTGTGGATTTCGGTGCTGGCGATCGTGTTCGGCGCGATCCTCGTGTACATGCTGTATGGTCCGCGCATGCCGGGCTTCATGCATGCCAAGCTGCTGTTCGTGGTGCTGATCGTCGGCTACCACCATGCGTGCGGCAGCATCCTGAAAAAATTCGAGAAGGGCGTCAATACGCGCAGCCATAAATGGTTCCGCGTGTTTAACGAAGTGCCGGTGTTCCTGCTGCTGGCAATTATCGTACTCGTGGTGGTCAAACCCTTCTGA
- a CDS encoding putative bifunctional diguanylate cyclase/phosphodiesterase — protein MMNLNYQDDPTPVVHLHDSRPRLLLVDDEPRLLSSLYELLRSHDGHDYLLCTAATGAEALAHLAQQPFDLVLLDLRLPDMSGHDIMDFMNARGIDGDVVVMSGEVGIDAAIGALKRGAYDYLRKPYGREELLKTVGNVLQKRRLAIDNERIAAQLETSEKMYRYLVDSSPDIIYTLAHDGRITFVNDRVQHLLGFDRDEVVGRHYSVLVHDEDQDRARYAFGERQGQGQGRTRVSDAGGRTAELRLKCKSGIERTFSITLTSMAPNAIGPHDFYGTYGVARDITDRKRAEEMISYQAYHDILTDLPNRMLFKDRLGLAVIQARRKQAELAVMFIDLDRFKLVNDTLGHVKGDELLQQVARRLKDCLRRGDTLARQGGDEFTIVLPELQDRQEARGVAEKFIESLAAPFDLDGHQVHISASIGIAIYPHDGDGIDELLRHADIAMYQVKALGKNGHTFYHPSMQEVSHQKIVLERSLRQALELNQLEMYYQPQIDIVTGRIVGAEGLMRWNHPQRGVLSAGEFLPFAEDNGLMLPISDWMLGALCRDLVRWNAVGGEPVRLSLNLSPQYLDRGDFFDKMRGALTRYGIAPAQIEVEITENICIRNPQDAIEQLNKLCELGVSVAIDDFGTGYSSLSYLHRFPIHTIKIDQSFVKEIHDENGHYPVILAIISIARGLGLHLVAEGVETAVQARYLQANGCTTMQGYLYHRPIPLSQFMAVLENQVGPAPLPGVPPMLHAQPFLMAVQA, from the coding sequence ATGATGAACCTGAACTACCAGGACGACCCTACCCCCGTCGTCCATCTCCATGATTCGCGGCCGCGCCTGCTGCTGGTGGACGACGAGCCGCGCCTGCTGTCGTCGCTGTACGAACTACTGCGCAGTCACGACGGTCACGACTACCTGCTGTGCACCGCCGCCACCGGCGCCGAGGCGCTGGCGCACCTGGCGCAGCAACCGTTCGACCTGGTGCTGCTCGACCTGCGCCTGCCCGACATGAGCGGCCACGACATCATGGACTTCATGAACGCGCGCGGTATCGACGGCGACGTGGTGGTGATGAGCGGCGAGGTGGGCATCGACGCCGCCATCGGCGCCTTGAAGCGCGGCGCCTACGACTACCTGCGCAAGCCGTACGGCCGCGAAGAGTTGCTCAAGACGGTGGGCAACGTGCTGCAAAAGCGCCGTCTGGCGATCGACAACGAGCGCATCGCCGCGCAGCTGGAAACGTCGGAAAAAATGTACCGCTACCTGGTGGACAGCTCGCCCGACATCATCTACACGCTGGCCCACGATGGCCGCATCACGTTTGTCAACGACCGCGTGCAGCACCTGCTCGGATTCGACCGCGACGAGGTGGTGGGGCGCCACTACTCGGTGCTGGTGCACGACGAGGACCAGGACCGCGCCCGTTACGCCTTCGGCGAACGCCAGGGACAGGGCCAGGGCAGGACGCGGGTAAGCGATGCCGGCGGTCGCACCGCCGAGCTGCGGCTCAAGTGCAAGAGCGGCATCGAGCGCACCTTCAGCATCACGCTCACCTCGATGGCGCCCAACGCCATCGGCCCGCACGACTTTTACGGTACCTACGGCGTGGCGCGCGACATCACCGACCGCAAGCGCGCCGAGGAGATGATTTCGTACCAGGCCTACCACGACATCCTCACCGACCTGCCCAACCGCATGCTGTTCAAGGACCGCCTGGGCCTGGCCGTGATCCAGGCCCGGCGCAAGCAGGCCGAATTGGCGGTGATGTTCATCGACCTCGATCGCTTCAAGCTGGTGAACGACACGCTGGGCCACGTCAAGGGCGACGAGCTGCTGCAACAGGTGGCACGTCGCCTCAAGGACTGCCTGCGCCGCGGCGATACGCTGGCGCGCCAGGGCGGCGACGAATTCACCATCGTGCTGCCGGAATTGCAGGACCGCCAGGAAGCCCGGGGCGTGGCCGAGAAATTCATCGAGAGCCTGGCAGCGCCGTTCGACCTCGATGGCCACCAGGTGCACATCTCTGCCTCGATCGGCATCGCCATCTACCCGCACGATGGCGACGGCATCGACGAACTGCTGCGCCACGCGGACATCGCCATGTACCAGGTGAAGGCGCTGGGCAAGAACGGCCACACCTTCTATCACCCGTCGATGCAGGAAGTGTCGCACCAGAAGATCGTGCTCGAGCGCAGCCTGCGCCAGGCGCTGGAACTGAACCAGCTGGAAATGTACTACCAGCCGCAGATCGACATCGTCACCGGCCGCATCGTCGGCGCCGAGGGGCTGATGCGCTGGAACCATCCGCAGCGCGGCGTGCTGTCGGCCGGCGAATTCCTGCCGTTCGCCGAAGACAACGGCCTGATGCTGCCGATCTCCGACTGGATGCTGGGCGCCCTGTGCCGCGACCTGGTGCGCTGGAATGCCGTCGGCGGCGAGCCGGTACGGCTGTCGCTCAATCTGTCGCCGCAGTATCTCGATCGTGGCGACTTCTTCGACAAGATGCGCGGTGCGCTCACCCGGTACGGCATCGCGCCCGCGCAGATCGAGGTGGAGATCACCGAGAACATCTGCATCCGCAACCCGCAGGACGCGATCGAACAGCTCAACAAACTGTGCGAACTCGGGGTGTCGGTGGCGATCGACGATTTCGGCACCGGCTACTCGTCGCTGTCGTACCTGCACCGCTTCCCGATCCACACCATCAAGATCGACCAGTCGTTCGTCAAGGAGATCCACGACGAAAACGGCCACTACCCGGTGATCCTGGCGATCATCTCCATCGCGCGCGGCCTGGGGCTGCACCTGGTGGCCGAGGGCGTGGAAACTGCCGTGCAGGCCCGCTACCTGCAAGCGAACGGCTGCACCACCATGCAGGGCTACCTGTACCACCGGCCGATTCCGCTGTCGCAGTTTATGGCCGTGCTGGAAAACCAGGTTGGCCCGGCACCGCTGCCCGGCGTGCCGCCCATGCTGCATGCGCAGCCGTTTCTGATGGCGGTGCAGGCGTGA
- the holA gene encoding DNA polymerase III subunit delta — translation MQLRLDALDGHLNKSLSQLYVITSDEHLLALEAADKIRRTARAQGYSERDVLTVERSFKWGELLAANQALSLFGDKKLIELRIPTGKPGKDGGAALQAYVKDLSPDNLTLITLPKLDWQTQKAAWVGALQQAAVYIDIPQIERAQLPNWIGQRLAAQGQSADRQSIDFIADRVEGNLLAAHQEIQKLALLHEPGKLTYEQVHDAVLNVARYDVFKLSEAMLMGDPARLVRMLEGLKGEGEALPLVLWAVSEEIRTLLKLKAGMAQGRPLGALLKEYRIWGPKERMMDPALRRISLATLEAAMKDAAQVDKMIKGLRAKAYSGDAWDAMLQLGLKVARG, via the coding sequence ATGCAATTGCGCCTGGACGCGCTCGACGGCCACCTGAACAAGTCGCTGTCGCAGCTGTATGTGATCACCAGCGACGAGCATTTGCTGGCGCTGGAGGCGGCCGACAAAATCCGCCGCACCGCGCGCGCGCAAGGCTATTCCGAACGCGACGTGCTGACGGTGGAGCGCAGCTTCAAGTGGGGCGAACTGCTGGCCGCCAACCAGGCGCTGTCGCTGTTCGGCGATAAAAAGCTCATCGAATTGCGCATCCCCACCGGCAAGCCGGGCAAGGACGGCGGCGCCGCGCTGCAAGCGTACGTGAAAGACCTGAGCCCCGACAATCTGACATTGATTACCCTGCCCAAGCTCGACTGGCAAACCCAGAAGGCGGCGTGGGTGGGGGCGTTGCAACAGGCGGCGGTGTACATCGACATCCCGCAAATCGAACGGGCGCAATTGCCCAACTGGATAGGCCAGCGCCTTGCCGCACAAGGGCAAAGCGCGGACCGGCAAAGTATCGACTTCATCGCCGATCGCGTGGAAGGCAATCTGCTGGCGGCGCACCAGGAAATACAAAAACTCGCCCTGCTGCACGAACCTGGCAAGCTCACCTACGAGCAAGTGCACGACGCCGTACTCAATGTGGCCCGCTACGACGTCTTCAAACTCAGCGAAGCGATGCTGATGGGCGACCCGGCGCGGCTGGTGCGCATGCTCGAGGGGCTGAAAGGCGAGGGCGAAGCGCTGCCGCTGGTGCTGTGGGCCGTGTCGGAAGAAATCCGCACGCTGCTCAAGCTCAAGGCGGGCATGGCGCAGGGCCGGCCGCTCGGTGCGCTGCTCAAGGAATACCGCATCTGGGGGCCGAAAGAGCGCATGATGGACCCGGCGCTGCGGCGTATTTCACTGGCCACCCTGGAAGCGGCCATGAAAGACGCCGCGCAAGTGGACAAGATGATCAAGGGCCTGCGCGCCAAAGCCTACAGCGGCGATGCATGGGATGCCATGCTGCAGCTGGGGCTTAAAGTGGCGCGCGGGTAA